One window of the Myxococcus virescens genome contains the following:
- a CDS encoding putative baseplate assembly protein, producing MPIIPPRLDDRSFPDLVEELLSRIPGHTPEWTHARVGDPGRTLLELFAWLADSILYRANLIPERQRLAFLRLLGASLRPAEAATGVVSVHFDTEVLQPSVSLRAFASLRKPVPFETLDELTVVHLTAEAYRKRPLTETERQQHASMLPRLAQVYGLDPKAQHGFYATTPVFPLGAADPRGLDLVTETVDGSLWLALLAPKAEHVVALREDLTKGNGQGPRVLSVGVSPVMEVPALSELLGARGRLPHVWEVTGTPAADGLPVYHRLTVVADSTQELSRRGVVRLLLPSDLGAPVNDVRADARAGLGDRPPRLDDPRVAARLVTWLRLRPSGRPERFALGWVDINAVEVDQRETTGGRLIGQSDGNAEQEFRLPSGSVERATFQLFIEEPGAGYREWRLIEDLALARRDEPVYALDSEAGTARCGDGVRGRVPPAGAQVLVARMRSGGGAAGNLPPGSLKDISAFRVDGSPAPGLRVQQPEPTLGGRDAETLAEAERRIPALLRHVDRAVTEEDYRRLAASTPGVQLGRVEVLPRFEPRRRRDGVPGVVSVMVLPTATRLEPPYPRADRPLLEAVHAYLDARRPLTTELYVIGCEYVPLGLGVGITVREGFGRETVVQAVRQAVRRFIFPLPAGGPTGEGWPLGRDVQDRELYVAVAQVPGVASIAGVSLFAWGTVTRVLRDPRRAGATADVARFTVEPPAPSVWQAEGPVNPSWLQLKGSTATTPVELSIADWQLPELLKVAVNADGEVPTMLHGIGDEGSGGMDSSQAGVAVPMVPEVC from the coding sequence ATGCCCATCATTCCTCCCCGACTCGACGACAGGAGCTTCCCGGACCTCGTCGAGGAGCTGCTCTCCCGCATCCCGGGCCATACCCCGGAGTGGACCCATGCCCGCGTGGGCGACCCGGGGCGCACCCTGCTGGAGCTCTTCGCGTGGCTGGCGGACTCCATCCTCTACCGCGCCAACCTCATCCCCGAGCGCCAGCGACTGGCCTTCCTTCGGCTGCTGGGCGCGAGCCTGCGCCCCGCCGAGGCCGCCACCGGCGTGGTGAGCGTGCACTTCGACACCGAGGTGCTCCAGCCTTCCGTGTCGCTGCGGGCCTTCGCCTCGTTGCGCAAGCCCGTGCCCTTCGAAACGCTGGATGAGCTGACCGTGGTGCACCTCACCGCCGAGGCGTACCGAAAGCGCCCGCTCACGGAGACGGAGCGTCAGCAGCACGCGTCGATGCTGCCCCGGCTCGCGCAGGTCTACGGCCTGGACCCCAAGGCCCAGCACGGCTTCTACGCGACGACGCCCGTGTTCCCGCTCGGCGCCGCTGACCCGCGCGGGCTGGACCTGGTGACGGAGACGGTGGACGGGAGCCTGTGGCTCGCGCTGCTCGCCCCCAAGGCGGAGCACGTGGTGGCCCTCCGGGAGGACCTGACGAAGGGGAACGGACAGGGGCCTCGCGTCCTGAGCGTGGGCGTCTCCCCCGTCATGGAGGTCCCCGCCCTGTCCGAGCTGCTCGGAGCGCGCGGCCGGCTGCCGCACGTCTGGGAGGTGACGGGCACGCCCGCCGCGGACGGGTTGCCGGTGTACCACCGGCTCACCGTCGTGGCGGACTCGACGCAGGAGCTGTCCCGCCGGGGCGTCGTGCGGCTGCTGTTGCCATCCGACCTGGGCGCGCCGGTCAATGACGTGAGGGCGGACGCGCGCGCCGGCCTGGGCGACCGGCCGCCGCGCCTGGACGACCCGAGAGTGGCGGCGCGATTGGTGACCTGGCTGCGCCTGCGTCCCAGCGGAAGGCCGGAGCGCTTCGCGCTGGGCTGGGTGGACATCAACGCGGTCGAAGTGGACCAGCGCGAGACGACCGGCGGACGCCTGATTGGACAGAGCGACGGCAACGCGGAGCAGGAGTTTCGCCTGCCCTCCGGCTCCGTGGAGCGCGCGACGTTCCAGCTCTTCATCGAAGAGCCAGGGGCGGGATACCGCGAGTGGCGGCTCATCGAGGACCTCGCGCTGGCCCGGCGCGACGAGCCCGTCTACGCCCTGGACTCCGAGGCGGGCACCGCCCGCTGTGGAGACGGCGTGCGCGGACGCGTGCCTCCCGCAGGCGCCCAGGTGCTCGTGGCCCGGATGCGCAGCGGCGGCGGCGCCGCGGGAAACCTCCCGCCGGGCAGCTTGAAGGACATCAGCGCCTTCCGGGTCGATGGCAGCCCCGCGCCGGGGCTGCGGGTGCAACAGCCGGAGCCCACGCTGGGTGGCCGGGACGCGGAGACGCTGGCGGAGGCCGAGCGCCGCATCCCCGCGCTGCTGCGCCACGTGGACCGGGCCGTGACGGAGGAGGACTACCGGCGGCTCGCGGCGAGCACCCCCGGCGTGCAGTTGGGGCGTGTGGAGGTGCTGCCCCGCTTTGAGCCAAGGCGACGGCGAGACGGTGTTCCCGGTGTCGTCTCCGTCATGGTGTTGCCCACGGCCACGCGGCTCGAGCCGCCCTACCCGCGGGCGGACCGGCCGCTGCTGGAAGCCGTCCATGCCTACCTGGATGCGCGCCGGCCGCTCACCACCGAGCTCTACGTGATTGGCTGCGAGTACGTCCCACTGGGGCTCGGCGTGGGCATCACCGTGCGCGAGGGCTTTGGCAGGGAGACGGTGGTGCAGGCGGTACGGCAGGCCGTGCGCCGCTTCATCTTCCCGCTGCCGGCGGGAGGTCCCACCGGAGAGGGCTGGCCGCTGGGCCGGGACGTCCAGGACCGGGAGCTCTATGTGGCGGTGGCGCAGGTCCCCGGGGTGGCCAGCATCGCCGGGGTGAGCCTCTTCGCCTGGGGAACGGTGACGCGCGTGCTGAGAGACCCTCGCCGCGCCGGAGCCACGGCCGACGTGGCGCGCTTCACGGTGGAGCCCCCTGCCCCGTCCGTCTGGCAGGCCGAGGGTCCAGTCAACCCGAGCTGGCTCCAGCTCAAGGGCAGCACCGCGACGACACCGGTGGAGCTGTCCATCGCGGACTGGCAGCTCCCGGAGCTGCTCAAGGTGGCGGTGAATGCCGACGGGGAGGTGCCGACGATGCTCCACGGCATCGGCGATGAGGGAAGCGGCGGCATGGACTCCTCGCAGGCGGGCGTGGCGGTGCCCATGGTCCCCGAGGTCTGCTGA
- a CDS encoding GPW/gp25 family protein: MSLKPPDRRPPVGFPLRLVPDERGELAFPSLEASVRQSIEVILRTRPGEQLMRQGFGAGLERMVGQPNTVSTRRRIQELVQRALTEWEPRLELIRVDVLEMADLPAQVRVEIVYRLRRTGDVQQLGLAMDLGG; the protein is encoded by the coding sequence ATGAGCCTGAAGCCTCCCGACAGGCGCCCTCCCGTGGGCTTTCCGCTGCGGCTCGTGCCAGACGAGCGCGGTGAGCTGGCGTTTCCTTCGCTGGAAGCCAGCGTGCGTCAGTCCATCGAGGTCATCCTCCGCACGCGCCCCGGCGAGCAGCTCATGCGGCAGGGCTTCGGTGCCGGGCTGGAGCGGATGGTGGGGCAGCCCAACACCGTGTCCACCCGCCGGCGCATCCAGGAGCTGGTGCAGCGCGCGCTCACCGAGTGGGAGCCGCGCCTGGAACTCATCCGCGTGGACGTACTGGAGATGGCGGACCTGCCCGCCCAGGTCCGCGTGGAAATCGTCTACCGCCTGCGCCGCACGGGTGACGTGCAGCAGCTCGGGCTCGCCATGGACCTCGGAGGCTAG